In one Dama dama isolate Ldn47 chromosome 5, ASM3311817v1, whole genome shotgun sequence genomic region, the following are encoded:
- the NDUFAF8 gene encoding NADH dehydrogenase [ubiquinone] 1 alpha subcomplex assembly factor 8, which produces MSGNGAVWGRVRSRLRAFPECLAACGAEAAAYGRCVQASTAPGGCLKKDLCVQEFEALRSCFAAAAKKTLTGGR; this is translated from the exons ATGTCGGGGAACGGAGCTGTGTGGGGTCGCGTGCGAAGCCGCCTCCGCGCCTTCCCCGAGTGTCTAGCGGCCTGTGGGGCCGAG GCCGCGGCCTACGGCAGGTGCGTGCAGGCGTCCACGGCCCCGGGCGGCTGCTTGAAGAAGGATCTGTGTGTGCAGGAGTTCGAGGCTTTGCGGAGCTGCTTCGCTGCTGCG GCCAAGAAGACCCTGACAGGAGGCCGTTAG